A stretch of the Chitiniphilus purpureus genome encodes the following:
- a CDS encoding efflux RND transporter permease subunit, giving the protein MMRQLMNALMGYFERVPDALRARRLLVWSSFVALTVFLALGVGRARFDMSIEGWFDRDDPTIVAFDWFHHDFGSDDHLYVVYKPRDGDVFSEQSLKLLQRLQGELQGRIDRLREGDTSALRHVVKITSLINAPVLQARDGALVSKKLVGAAVPDSEPALARIRRTAEAQPQFPLLYFSKDHRYGGILIETDFGAIPLDAAPAATAQPAAMALDINAMTAASGPAVRPRFKPTDLADYVALMDEVDAVLQQPEYRAHFTYYPVGSTAAAEYNMATVNEMGMLNLAALVIIMLLLALMFRSLSAVVWPVVIVVLSSVWAIGITGWLGLPITAFVMVAIMLTLACGVADTVHVMSAYLSARGEGREHRAALRHGLRHVAVACLLTTVTNIVAVMALSITPIVPIQVFAFMCALGVGLPFVFSVYLLPLMLDLWAPAPVAQKQRLLARLPDSAAMLGRLLARVLPLVEKGPVAIIALFLALFLTCLYGATRTQVDTDPVGSFPEEWGIRQSVRVVDRHMMGAQSMEIYLDLGRENAFHDPFVLHTVEGLQRLIERKHPGLVVRTTSLVDTVKDSYRTLNDGRNAMYVIPPTQSAVSQTLFLFNQSNPDDRRKLVSDNYDRSHVSVRLYNRGSYEYARAWESMRTDIDKAVAKLRHRYPEAKVAITGMLPLMMQGADALSTSELQSFGLALVLISTLLLVLFGSVKAGVIALLPNLIPAILAYGALGLLDRPLDITTMMIAPIIIGIAVDDTVHFITRYRNEVVLDGDIRRALAATLAEAGQSVVFTTAILGLGFGVMAFASDSGAANLGIFGSLAILVGLLNDLFLLPALILVFKLRFTTRPADEPALPSLEPSRPG; this is encoded by the coding sequence ATGATGAGACAGTTGATGAATGCGCTGATGGGCTATTTCGAGCGGGTACCCGACGCGCTGCGCGCGCGGCGGCTGCTGGTATGGTCCAGCTTTGTCGCGCTCACGGTGTTCCTGGCGCTGGGCGTGGGCCGGGCGCGTTTCGATATGTCGATCGAAGGCTGGTTCGACAGGGACGACCCCACCATCGTCGCCTTCGACTGGTTCCATCACGACTTCGGCAGCGACGATCACCTGTACGTGGTCTACAAGCCGCGCGACGGCGACGTCTTCTCCGAGCAGTCGCTCAAGCTCCTGCAACGGCTGCAGGGCGAGCTGCAGGGGCGCATCGACCGGCTGCGCGAAGGGGACACGTCCGCGCTCAGGCACGTGGTCAAGATCACCTCGCTGATCAATGCGCCGGTGTTGCAGGCGCGCGATGGCGCCCTGGTCTCGAAGAAGCTGGTCGGCGCCGCGGTGCCGGACTCGGAGCCGGCGCTGGCACGCATCCGCCGCACCGCCGAGGCGCAGCCGCAGTTTCCGCTGCTGTATTTCTCCAAGGACCACCGCTACGGCGGCATCCTGATCGAAACCGACTTCGGCGCCATCCCGCTCGACGCCGCGCCTGCCGCGACAGCGCAGCCGGCCGCGATGGCACTCGACATCAACGCCATGACCGCGGCGAGCGGCCCGGCGGTGCGCCCGCGCTTCAAGCCGACCGACCTTGCCGACTATGTCGCGCTGATGGACGAGGTCGACGCGGTGCTGCAGCAACCCGAGTACCGCGCGCACTTCACGTACTACCCGGTGGGCAGCACCGCCGCGGCCGAATACAACATGGCCACGGTCAATGAGATGGGCATGCTCAACCTGGCCGCGCTCGTCATCATCATGCTGCTGCTGGCGCTGATGTTCCGCTCGCTGAGCGCCGTGGTGTGGCCGGTGGTCATCGTGGTGCTCAGCAGCGTGTGGGCGATCGGCATCACCGGCTGGCTCGGCCTGCCGATCACCGCCTTCGTCATGGTCGCCATCATGCTGACGCTGGCCTGCGGCGTGGCCGACACCGTGCACGTGATGTCGGCCTACCTGTCGGCGCGCGGCGAGGGGCGCGAGCACCGCGCCGCACTGCGGCACGGCCTGCGCCATGTGGCCGTGGCCTGCCTGCTGACCACGGTGACCAACATCGTCGCGGTGATGGCGCTCAGCATCACGCCCATCGTGCCGATCCAGGTGTTCGCATTCATGTGCGCGCTGGGGGTCGGGCTGCCGTTCGTGTTCTCGGTCTACCTGCTGCCGTTGATGCTCGACCTGTGGGCACCCGCTCCGGTGGCGCAGAAGCAGCGCCTCCTGGCCCGGCTCCCTGACAGCGCCGCAATGCTGGGCCGGCTGCTGGCACGGGTGCTGCCGCTGGTCGAGAAAGGCCCGGTCGCCATCATCGCCCTGTTCCTCGCGTTGTTCCTCACCTGCCTGTACGGCGCCACCCGCACCCAGGTGGATACCGACCCGGTCGGCTCGTTTCCCGAAGAGTGGGGCATCCGGCAGAGCGTGCGGGTGGTGGACCGGCACATGATGGGCGCGCAGAGCATGGAGATCTATCTGGACCTGGGCCGGGAGAACGCCTTCCACGATCCGTTCGTGCTGCACACGGTCGAGGGGCTGCAGCGGCTGATCGAGCGCAAGCATCCCGGGCTGGTGGTGCGCACCACCTCGCTGGTCGACACGGTCAAGGATTCGTACCGCACCCTCAACGACGGGCGCAATGCGATGTATGTGATCCCGCCCACCCAGAGCGCGGTGTCGCAGACGCTGTTCCTGTTCAACCAGTCCAACCCGGACGATAGGCGCAAGCTCGTGTCGGACAACTACGACCGCTCGCATGTCAGCGTGCGGCTCTACAACCGCGGCTCCTACGAATACGCCCGCGCCTGGGAATCGATGCGCACCGACATCGACAAGGCGGTGGCCAAGCTCAGGCACCGGTACCCCGAGGCCAAGGTCGCCATCACCGGCATGCTGCCGTTGATGATGCAGGGCGCCGATGCGCTCAGCACCAGCGAACTGCAGAGCTTCGGCCTGGCGCTGGTGCTGATCAGCACCCTGCTGCTGGTGCTGTTCGGCTCGGTCAAGGCCGGGGTGATCGCGCTGCTGCCCAACCTGATCCCGGCCATCCTCGCCTACGGCGCGCTGGGCCTGCTCGACCGGCCGCTCGACATCACCACCATGATGATCGCGCCCATCATCATCGGCATCGCGGTCGACGACACGGTGCATTTCATTACCCGCTACCGCAACGAGGTGGTGCTGGACGGCGACATCCGGCGTGCACTGGCGGCCACCCTCGCCGAGGCCGGGCAGTCGGTGGTGTTCACCACCGCCATCCTAGGGCTGGGCTTTGGCGTGATGGCGTTTGCCTCCGACAGCGGCGCGGCCAACCTCGGGATCTTCGGCTCGCTCGCCATCCTGGTCGGGCTGCTGAACGACCTCTTCCTGCTGCCTGCGCTAATCCTGGTCTTCAAGCTCAGATTCACCACCCGGCCCGCGGATGAACCCGCGCTGCCGTCACTGGAACCGTCGCGCCCGGGGTGA
- a CDS encoding beta-ketoacyl synthase N-terminal-like domain-containing protein: MANVAVNDVLGEVLRLIESTLKVPAAEVDIDANLESFGVNSLIVMELMENIERELDLTLTPAQFANIDTVRGLAGLLEALLAQQTPAPAAAPIAAQPVAGMAPVRADGPPLLDFVNRTFAVDLSYGRFASAEDIADALVANHAAELLRHYGLNDAADAAVGARATLVAIVGIACRLPDAPDPQAFWDNLMAGRNSMREIPATRWRWQDHYAEKAAPGKTVSKWGALIDGVDCFDAGFFNIPDAEAATIDPQLRLMMQEAYHAIEDAGIDMKKLAGSRTGVFIGYEYSEYEQRLRRLNNQDFTQGPLFSSSSPSYYLSNRISHTFGLCGPSESFNINCASSAVAINRAYYSLLNGESNLAIAGAASLNLFADDYVAASQYGVLSPTGTCGVFDDAADGFTRGEGVAAVVLKRLADAERDNDRIYGLIRASHENFRGAARNISEVKHEAITDVLAGCYDKAGVALESIDYVEVDGYASKWADSFEYEGIKNAFAGSAAGRKHVALGSVKGNIGNVESVSGVANVIKLALSLHHRTFPATISVGKVNSFIDIGSPAHPLYIADRQIGFDSIRPEDDAPIRAAVNSFADSGTNVHILLEEYRAAGPAVAAAAPARQLFVLSARDGQALARYVARYIEFLGAPDADGPLADLVYTAQVGREALPERLAIVAATRKELLDKLALVHKAGIKEKLGLESREIFHGRSNPADKGALASLVTADMAQMQLAQSLQSGQWKQVALLWVNGVAIGWDAIWHGQPVRRVTLPTYPFEPRRHWLQIEPQEAPHYAVTAAQPPATPAAPAVAEAAVPRWYFYVPAAETAAPADAAALSPAEKIERFLQQEIAAQLGGDSDGIALDRDLIDLGMNSFGIAELIIKTEQLLGATLSPSVLFKHPEVGTLAQYLAQACAETAAALVVSPTPPAPGAARAADAVAPRHAQQPADCVIPLQTAGNRPPIFAVPGAGGSALSLQQLSHALGDKQPFYCLEPAGPDGSVEDTARFLIEALRSVAPQGPYRLLGYSNGGILAFEMARQLCAQGIGIGWLALLDTLTPALLGRDPVERMTAAVFNRFVESLGGSGRLDEAQLAQVPEADRCEYLYAQLASLGLELPKPQFVATFEAATASERHCRAYRPVRPEQPLDLVLLRASDGFADMPEDYGWGEFVSGTLRRHDIAADHFSILEQAPVKDVARKIAALARARR; the protein is encoded by the coding sequence ATGGCGAACGTGGCAGTCAATGACGTGCTGGGCGAAGTGCTGCGGCTGATCGAATCGACACTGAAGGTGCCGGCGGCCGAAGTGGACATCGACGCCAACCTGGAGAGCTTCGGCGTCAACTCGCTGATCGTGATGGAGCTGATGGAGAACATCGAGCGCGAGCTCGACCTCACGCTCACCCCGGCGCAGTTCGCCAACATCGACACGGTGCGCGGTCTGGCCGGCCTGCTGGAAGCGCTGCTGGCGCAGCAGACCCCCGCACCCGCCGCGGCGCCCATCGCAGCGCAGCCTGTTGCGGGCATGGCGCCGGTACGTGCGGATGGTCCGCCGCTGCTGGACTTCGTCAACCGCACCTTCGCGGTCGATCTGTCGTACGGCCGCTTTGCCTCGGCCGAGGACATCGCCGATGCGCTGGTGGCCAACCATGCCGCCGAGCTGCTGCGACACTATGGCCTCAATGACGCCGCCGACGCCGCCGTCGGCGCACGTGCCACGCTGGTGGCCATCGTCGGCATCGCCTGCCGGCTGCCCGACGCGCCCGATCCGCAGGCGTTCTGGGACAACCTAATGGCCGGCCGCAACAGCATGCGCGAGATCCCCGCCACGCGCTGGCGCTGGCAGGACCACTACGCCGAGAAGGCGGCGCCCGGCAAGACCGTGTCCAAATGGGGCGCGCTGATCGACGGGGTCGATTGCTTCGACGCCGGCTTCTTCAACATCCCCGATGCCGAAGCGGCGACCATCGATCCGCAGCTGCGGCTCATGATGCAGGAGGCCTACCACGCCATCGAGGACGCCGGCATCGACATGAAGAAGCTGGCCGGCTCGCGCACCGGCGTATTCATCGGCTACGAGTATTCGGAATACGAACAGCGGCTGCGGCGGCTGAACAACCAGGATTTCACCCAGGGCCCGCTGTTCAGCTCGTCGAGCCCGTCGTACTACCTGTCCAACCGCATCTCGCACACCTTCGGCCTGTGCGGGCCGAGCGAGTCGTTCAACATCAACTGCGCCTCGTCGGCGGTGGCGATCAACCGCGCCTACTACTCGCTGCTCAACGGCGAGAGCAACCTGGCGATCGCCGGCGCCGCCTCGCTCAACCTGTTCGCCGACGACTACGTCGCCGCCTCGCAATACGGTGTGCTCTCGCCCACCGGCACCTGCGGCGTGTTCGACGATGCCGCAGACGGCTTCACCCGCGGCGAGGGCGTGGCGGCCGTGGTGCTCAAGCGCCTGGCGGATGCCGAGCGCGACAACGACCGCATCTACGGCCTGATCCGCGCCTCGCACGAAAACTTCCGCGGCGCGGCGCGCAACATCTCCGAGGTCAAGCACGAGGCGATCACCGACGTGCTGGCCGGCTGCTACGACAAGGCCGGGGTGGCGCTCGAATCGATCGACTACGTCGAAGTGGATGGCTATGCCAGCAAATGGGCCGATTCGTTCGAATACGAAGGGATCAAAAACGCCTTTGCCGGCAGCGCCGCCGGCCGCAAGCACGTGGCGCTCGGCAGCGTGAAGGGCAATATCGGCAACGTGGAATCGGTCAGCGGCGTCGCCAACGTCATCAAGCTTGCGCTGTCGCTGCATCACCGCACCTTCCCGGCGACCATCTCGGTGGGCAAGGTCAACTCGTTCATCGACATCGGCTCGCCGGCGCATCCGCTCTATATCGCCGACCGGCAGATCGGGTTCGACAGCATCCGGCCCGAGGACGATGCGCCGATCCGCGCGGCGGTCAACTCGTTCGCCGACAGCGGCACCAATGTGCACATCCTGCTGGAGGAATACCGTGCCGCCGGTCCCGCCGTTGCGGCGGCGGCACCGGCGCGGCAGCTCTTCGTGCTGTCGGCGCGCGACGGCCAGGCGTTGGCGCGCTATGTGGCGCGCTATATCGAGTTCCTCGGCGCGCCCGATGCCGACGGGCCGCTTGCCGACCTGGTCTACACCGCGCAGGTGGGCCGCGAGGCGCTGCCCGAGCGGCTGGCCATCGTCGCCGCCACCCGCAAGGAGCTGCTCGACAAGCTCGCGCTGGTGCACAAGGCCGGCATCAAGGAAAAGCTGGGGCTCGAATCGCGCGAGATCTTCCATGGCCGGAGCAACCCGGCCGACAAGGGCGCGCTCGCCAGCCTCGTCACCGCCGACATGGCGCAGATGCAGCTCGCACAAAGCCTGCAGAGCGGGCAGTGGAAACAGGTGGCGCTGCTGTGGGTGAACGGCGTGGCGATCGGCTGGGACGCGATCTGGCACGGGCAGCCGGTGCGGCGCGTCACGCTGCCGACCTATCCGTTCGAGCCGCGCCGGCATTGGCTGCAGATCGAGCCGCAGGAGGCACCGCACTACGCGGTGACGGCCGCGCAGCCGCCGGCCACCCCCGCGGCGCCGGCCGTGGCCGAGGCCGCTGTACCGCGCTGGTATTTCTACGTGCCCGCTGCCGAAACGGCGGCACCCGCGGATGCGGCGGCGCTATCGCCGGCCGAGAAGATCGAGCGCTTCCTGCAGCAGGAGATCGCCGCGCAGCTGGGCGGCGACAGTGACGGCATCGCGCTCGACCGCGACCTGATCGACCTGGGCATGAATTCGTTCGGCATCGCCGAACTCATCATCAAGACCGAGCAGCTGCTCGGCGCCACGCTCTCGCCCAGCGTGCTGTTCAAGCATCCCGAGGTGGGCACGCTCGCGCAGTACCTGGCGCAGGCCTGCGCCGAGACGGCGGCGGCGCTGGTGGTCTCGCCCACGCCGCCGGCGCCCGGTGCGGCCCGTGCGGCCGATGCGGTGGCGCCGCGCCACGCGCAGCAGCCGGCCGACTGCGTGATCCCGCTGCAGACCGCGGGCAACAGGCCGCCGATCTTCGCCGTGCCGGGGGCCGGCGGCAGCGCGCTGTCGCTGCAGCAGCTCAGCCATGCGTTGGGCGACAAGCAGCCGTTCTACTGCCTGGAGCCGGCGGGGCCCGACGGCAGCGTCGAGGACACTGCCCGCTTCCTGATCGAGGCGCTGCGCTCGGTGGCGCCACAGGGGCCGTACCGGCTGCTCGGGTACTCCAACGGCGGCATCCTGGCCTTCGAGATGGCCCGGCAGCTGTGCGCGCAAGGCATCGGGATCGGCTGGCTGGCGCTGCTCGATACGCTGACGCCGGCGCTGCTGGGTCGCGATCCGGTCGAGCGCATGACCGCGGCGGTGTTCAACCGCTTCGTCGAATCGCTTGGTGGCAGCGGCCGTCTGGATGAGGCACAGCTGGCGCAGGTGCCCGAGGCGGACCGCTGCGAGTACCTGTACGCGCAGCTGGCGTCGCTGGGGCTGGAGCTGCCCAAGCCGCAGTTCGTCGCCACCTTCGAGGCGGCCACCGCCAGCGAGCGCCACTGCCGCGCCTACCGGCCCGTCAGGCCCGAGCAGCCGCTGGACCTGGTGCTGCTGCGCGCCAGCGACGGCTTTGCCGACATGCCCGAGGACTACGGTTGGGGTGAGTTCGTGTCCGGCACGCTGCGCCGCCACGACATCGCCGCCGACCATTTCTCGATCCTGGAGCAGGCGCCGGTGAAGGACGTGGCCAGGAAGATCGCCGCCCTGGCGCGCGCGCGCCGCTGA
- a CDS encoding outer membrane lipoprotein-sorting protein, which produces MKPIRTVLTLLTLALAPQLHAAATPAADDIMAKVDRVMRKSYRTQLANVKITTCKYAQTASGVRCTEKPRVVLAENAKRVAEQGGLYSEKSLLIVREPASDRGTSLLVYEYAERGKDNDNWLYLPALGKVNRVIASDDEGGSVFGSEFSVETTENPEARKIYEYTYRIVEETALQGRPVWLVEMLPTAEKARRTRYGKVLAWVDQETYIPLKEELYRNGKLHKQRIQSDIKPVDGVLMAAKVVVNNLTTSRLSQMDRIAMRHNTEVPDEFLGQRALTDFSFRERNLARFRADLKQ; this is translated from the coding sequence ATGAAACCCATCCGTACCGTGCTCACGCTCCTGACGCTGGCCCTGGCACCACAGCTGCACGCCGCGGCCACACCGGCCGCCGACGACATCATGGCCAAGGTCGATCGCGTGATGCGCAAGTCCTACCGGACGCAATTGGCGAACGTGAAGATCACCACCTGCAAATACGCGCAGACCGCCTCGGGCGTGCGCTGCACCGAAAAGCCCCGGGTGGTGCTGGCCGAGAACGCCAAGCGTGTCGCGGAACAGGGCGGCCTCTACAGCGAGAAGTCGCTGCTGATCGTGCGTGAACCGGCCAGCGACCGGGGCACCAGCCTCCTGGTGTACGAATATGCCGAGCGCGGCAAGGACAACGACAACTGGCTGTACCTGCCGGCGCTGGGCAAGGTCAACCGCGTGATCGCCAGCGACGACGAGGGCGGCAGCGTGTTCGGCTCGGAATTCTCGGTGGAAACCACCGAAAACCCCGAGGCGCGCAAGATCTACGAATACACCTACCGCATCGTCGAGGAGACCGCGTTGCAGGGGCGGCCGGTGTGGCTGGTGGAAATGCTGCCGACCGCCGAGAAGGCCAGGCGCACCCGCTACGGCAAGGTGCTCGCCTGGGTCGACCAGGAAACCTACATCCCGCTCAAGGAAGAGCTGTACCGCAACGGCAAGCTGCACAAGCAGCGCATCCAGTCCGACATCAAGCCGGTCGACGGCGTGCTGATGGCGGCCAAGGTGGTGGTCAACAATCTCACCACCTCGCGGCTGAGCCAGATGGACCGGATCGCGATGCGGCACAACACCGAAGTGCCGGACGAGTTCCTGGGCCAGCGCGCACTGACCGATTTCTCGTTCAGGGAGCGCAATCTGGCCCGGTTCCGCGCGGACCTCAAGCAATAG
- a CDS encoding aminotransferase class III-fold pyridoxal phosphate-dependent enzyme: MATSVDDVLDNILARRIAKEDALRSFNALSQEERDRVMTGLRARLQPQPALAEPAPAVEAAPRLRSVHESDLSEQQKAFLAELSQRFATRMAKSKHNALVHQTHFVDQRKVAGLKRPLKPMQFQLTYARAEGAYLYDVDGNRYVDITGDNGVNFFGHQPGFMKRALIERLEQGYPLVAYSEDLFEAARLFCELTGHERMVFAQTGTEAVMWAIRIARAATGRKKVVIFDGSYHGLSDTVLALKGRNGVSMSAGLGLLQEFADQLIILDYGSMDPLETIAARADEIACVLTEPIQSRFPSRQPVEFIQALRRLTLEKDIVLIFDEMVTGFRAGRKGAESFFKVKPDLATYGKVPGGGMPTGIIAGLAKYLDYVDGGVWGFDDASMPSIKRAVMAGTHTQNSLKVSATRAVCLEMKRLCSAGECEYGSCDCAIGQLNRRTQAMCDMINAYFAERRAPIVIDYFSSLFRFQITDDPYGLVRELLILLLKLEGVETSTSGNCFLNLAHSEDDLLAVIEGFKRSVDTLIEHGFFHESAPEPAASAPPGPATPPTAVRAPEDQARPDLAQLRARVLADLRQAERGGR; the protein is encoded by the coding sequence ATGGCAACTTCAGTGGACGACGTGCTCGACAACATCCTGGCCAGGCGGATCGCCAAGGAGGATGCGCTGCGCAGCTTCAACGCGCTGTCGCAGGAGGAGCGGGACCGGGTGATGACCGGCCTGCGCGCACGGCTGCAGCCGCAGCCGGCGCTGGCCGAGCCTGCGCCCGCCGTCGAGGCGGCGCCCCGGCTGCGATCGGTGCACGAGTCGGACCTGAGCGAGCAGCAGAAGGCATTCCTGGCCGAGCTGTCGCAGCGTTTCGCCACCCGGATGGCCAAGTCCAAGCACAACGCGCTGGTGCACCAGACCCACTTTGTCGACCAGCGCAAGGTGGCAGGGCTGAAGCGCCCGCTCAAGCCCATGCAGTTCCAGCTCACCTACGCCCGTGCCGAGGGGGCCTACCTCTACGACGTGGACGGCAACCGCTACGTCGACATCACCGGCGACAACGGGGTCAACTTCTTCGGGCACCAGCCCGGATTCATGAAGCGCGCGCTGATCGAGCGGCTGGAGCAGGGCTATCCGCTGGTGGCGTACAGCGAGGACCTGTTCGAGGCGGCGCGGCTGTTCTGCGAGCTGACCGGGCACGAGCGCATGGTGTTCGCGCAGACCGGCACCGAGGCGGTGATGTGGGCGATCCGCATCGCGCGCGCCGCCACCGGTCGCAAGAAGGTGGTGATCTTCGACGGCTCGTACCATGGCCTGTCGGACACCGTGCTGGCGCTCAAGGGCCGCAACGGCGTCAGCATGTCGGCCGGGCTCGGGCTGCTGCAGGAGTTCGCCGATCAGCTCATCATCCTTGACTACGGCAGCATGGACCCGCTCGAAACCATCGCCGCACGCGCCGACGAGATCGCCTGCGTGCTGACCGAGCCGATCCAGTCCCGCTTCCCGTCGCGCCAGCCGGTCGAGTTCATCCAGGCGCTGCGCCGGTTGACGCTGGAAAAGGACATCGTGCTGATCTTCGACGAGATGGTCACCGGCTTTCGCGCCGGTCGCAAAGGCGCCGAGAGCTTCTTCAAGGTCAAGCCGGATCTGGCGACCTACGGCAAGGTGCCCGGCGGCGGCATGCCCACCGGCATCATCGCTGGCCTGGCCAAGTACCTGGACTATGTCGACGGCGGGGTGTGGGGGTTCGACGACGCCTCGATGCCCAGCATCAAGCGCGCGGTGATGGCCGGCACGCACACGCAGAATTCGCTCAAGGTCTCGGCCACGCGCGCGGTCTGCCTGGAGATGAAGCGCCTGTGCAGCGCTGGCGAATGCGAGTACGGCAGCTGCGACTGCGCCATCGGCCAGCTCAACCGCCGCACCCAGGCGATGTGCGACATGATCAACGCCTACTTCGCCGAGCGGCGGGCACCGATCGTCATCGACTATTTCAGCTCGCTGTTCCGCTTCCAGATCACCGACGACCCCTACGGCCTCGTGCGCGAGCTGCTGATCCTCCTGCTCAAGCTTGAGGGCGTGGAGACGTCCACCTCCGGCAACTGCTTCCTCAACCTCGCCCACAGCGAGGATGACCTGCTGGCGGTGATCGAGGGTTTCAAGCGCAGTGTCGACACCCTGATCGAGCACGGCTTCTTCCACGAAAGCGCACCCGAGCCCGCGGCATCCGCGCCACCCGGGCCGGCCACGCCGCCCACCGCCGTGCGGGCGCCTGAGGACCAGGCGCGGCCGGACCTTGCTCAGCTGCGGGCGCGGGTGCTGGCCGATCTGCGTCAGGCCGAACGGGGAGGGCGCTGA
- a CDS encoding SRPBCC family protein: protein METLTLTEGTGAAAVPKVKRKGKILKYMLYGLLTLVAVLLIAHVAWNRSGSNQWELASDENGVKVWTLKTPGSNLVMVKATTTIQSRLAGMVKLLEDLESCVDAQCYDAKVIEPVQSVPGRYAAYIRFKFDVPGFNTQDFVLFQEHYQDPVSRKLEINLLAAPNRIARDECCVRVRHLHNNWKLTPRPDGRLDIEFTQDTDMEGLPYFLVNFALKAGTQEIMGGMQKLMDMDKYRHAKVDGIQELN, encoded by the coding sequence ATGGAAACGTTGACATTGACCGAAGGAACAGGCGCCGCCGCCGTGCCCAAGGTCAAACGCAAGGGCAAGATCCTCAAATACATGCTGTATGGCCTGCTGACGCTGGTCGCGGTGCTGCTGATCGCGCACGTGGCGTGGAACCGTTCCGGTTCCAACCAGTGGGAGCTGGCGAGCGACGAGAACGGCGTCAAGGTCTGGACCCTCAAGACCCCCGGCTCCAACCTCGTGATGGTCAAGGCCACCACCACGATCCAGTCCAGGCTGGCCGGCATGGTCAAGCTGCTGGAGGACCTGGAGAGCTGCGTCGACGCGCAATGCTACGACGCCAAGGTGATCGAGCCGGTACAGAGCGTGCCCGGGCGCTACGCCGCGTACATCCGCTTCAAGTTCGACGTGCCCGGGTTCAACACCCAGGACTTCGTGCTGTTCCAGGAACACTACCAGGACCCGGTGAGCAGGAAGCTCGAAATCAACCTGCTGGCCGCGCCCAACCGGATCGCGCGCGATGAATGCTGCGTGCGGGTCAGGCACCTGCACAACAACTGGAAGCTGACGCCGCGCCCGGACGGCAGGCTCGACATCGAGTTCACCCAGGACACCGACATGGAAGGGCTGCCGTACTTCCTCGTCAATTTCGCGCTGAAGGCAGGCACCCAGGAAATCATGGGCGGCATGCAAAAGCTGATGGACATGGACAAGTACAGGCACGCCAAGGTCGACGGCATCCAGGAACTCAACTGA
- a CDS encoding FAD-dependent oxidoreductase translates to MNQIERSDNQPEFDAIIVGSGTCGATIARALCRRNKNVLLLERGDNAPVNESLLRMAAVMDEVPLGEGRLATMRAIATGGSTGLYFGVVNYPRPDTFSRLGIDLGADFDAVRQELPIAQLPEALLGDQNRRLRESALALGHAWQKNDMLIDLAKCDGGYRYEAKWKARSYVDEAVAQGATLISRATVHKVLIEGGKAVGVEYRVRRGLFGSETRRVYGARIILAAGELASPQLLRDSGVPGIGDRGFYCNPGYAIYGLVPGLTGRSSFVGSMGCSYDEGIELGDANVPQHMLRPMMLAGFKLRHLVASTRSIGIGVKVKDGFGGELRPDGRLHKTFDREDRQRLDKGRAEAIRILRHAGATHITDFGVTAAGRVGGLVRIGEHVDDKLETRYRNLYVCDGSVLPDDMRGTPTLTLVCLARHLSRHLLATL, encoded by the coding sequence ATGAACCAGATCGAGCGGAGCGACAACCAGCCGGAATTCGACGCCATCATCGTCGGCTCCGGCACCTGCGGTGCGACCATTGCGCGGGCGCTGTGCCGGCGCAACAAGAACGTGCTGCTGCTGGAGCGCGGCGACAACGCGCCGGTCAACGAAAGCCTGCTGCGCATGGCCGCCGTCATGGACGAGGTGCCGCTGGGCGAGGGCAGGCTTGCCACGATGCGCGCCATCGCCACCGGCGGCTCCACCGGCCTGTATTTCGGCGTGGTCAACTACCCCAGGCCCGATACCTTTTCCAGGCTGGGCATCGACCTGGGCGCCGACTTCGACGCGGTCAGGCAGGAACTGCCGATCGCCCAGCTGCCCGAGGCCCTGCTGGGGGACCAGAACCGCAGGCTGCGCGAGAGCGCGCTGGCGCTGGGGCATGCCTGGCAGAAGAACGACATGCTGATCGACCTGGCCAAGTGCGACGGCGGCTATCGCTACGAGGCCAAGTGGAAGGCCAGGAGCTATGTGGACGAGGCGGTGGCGCAGGGTGCCACACTCATCAGCCGCGCCACCGTGCATAAGGTGCTGATCGAAGGCGGCAAGGCCGTCGGCGTCGAGTACCGGGTCAGGCGCGGCCTCTTCGGCAGCGAGACCCGGCGCGTCTACGGCGCCCGCATCATCCTTGCCGCAGGCGAGCTCGCTTCGCCCCAGCTGCTGCGCGACAGCGGCGTGCCCGGCATCGGCGATCGCGGCTTCTACTGCAACCCGGGTTATGCCATCTACGGCCTGGTGCCGGGCCTCACCGGCAGGAGCAGCTTCGTCGGCAGCATGGGCTGCAGCTACGACGAGGGCATCGAGCTGGGCGACGCCAACGTGCCGCAGCACATGCTGCGGCCGATGATGCTCGCCGGCTTCAAGCTGCGGCATCTCGTGGCCAGCACCCGCAGCATCGGCATCGGCGTCAAGGTCAAGGATGGCTTCGGCGGCGAGCTGAGGCCGGACGGGCGCCTCCACAAGACCTTCGACCGCGAGGACCGCCAGCGGCTCGACAAGGGCAGGGCCGAGGCGATCCGCATCCTCAGGCATGCCGGTGCCACGCACATCACCGATTTCGGCGTGACCGCCGCCGGCCGGGTCGGCGGCCTCGTGCGCATCGGTGAGCACGTCGACGACAAGCTTGAGACCCGGTACCGCAACCTCTACGTCTGCGACGGCTCGGTGCTGCCCGACGACATGCGCGGCACCCCGACGCTCACGCTGGTGTGCCTTGCGCGCCATCTGTCCCGACACCTCTTGGCCACTTTGTGA